In Bos indicus x Bos taurus breed Angus x Brahman F1 hybrid chromosome 23, Bos_hybrid_MaternalHap_v2.0, whole genome shotgun sequence, the genomic window ATAGGTCAAGGGAAAAGGTAGCATGCGCACCTGGTGGGGTTGTCTGAGGACACGGGGCTTGCACGTTTCAAGGCCAGACTCGCTTAGTCCTGACTCGAAGTCCCTCTTCTCCAGCCCTTCTTTTTAAAGGGGGAACTTCCTTGTCCCCTCTCAGGACCTCATGGAGTCCAGAGGGACCAAGAGAGAAGCTGGAAAGATAGAGGTCGCTGAGCCTCGGAACAAGCTCCCCCGCCCAgcgccctccctgcccacagacCCTGCCCTCTACTCTGGGCCCTTTCCTTTCTACCGGCGCCCTTCCGAATTGGGCTGCTTCTCTCTGGATGCACAGCGCCAGTACCATGGAGATGCTCGCGCTTTGCGGTACTACAGCCCACCTCCCACCAATGGTCAAAGCCCCAACTTTGACCTCAGAGACGGATACCCTGATCGATACCAGCCCCGGGACGAAGAGGTCCAAGAAAGGCTGGACCACCTGCTACGCTGGCTCCTGGAGCACCGAGGCCAGCTAGAGGGGTGAGCAAAGCATATCACACAGTAGCCCTAGAGACCTGCACTCACTCTCTAAAACTGGGAGAGCCAAAGCTGGAGTGAGTCCTTATCTTACCCTATTCTTTGGAGAAGCCATCTGCGCTAATGCAGGTGTCAGACCTTCAGCCCCTAACTCCTCCTCCTCAGGGGTCCAGGCTGGCTGGCAGGGGCCATAGTGACGTGGCGGGGGCACCTGACAAAACTGCTGACAACACCATATGAGCGGCAGGAAGGCTGGCAGCTGGCAGCCTCCCGGTTCCAGGGGACGCTCTACTTGAGTGAGGTAGAGACGCCGGCTGCTCGGGTTCAGAGGCTTACCCGGCCACCGCTTCTCCGGGAGCTTATGTACATGGGGTACAAATTTGAGCAGTACATGTGTGCAGGTGAGAGTTGCCCTGATTCTGCCCCCTCCCCTATCCCCAGAGATCGAGAGCCCCCAGCCCTTGCTGCTGTTTCTCTCCTTGTGCAGACAAACCCGGAGTCTCCCCAGATCCTTCTGGGGAAGTTAACACCAACGTGGCCTTCTGCTCTGTGCTACGCAGCCGCCTGGGAAACCACCCTCTTCTTTTTTCCGGGGAGGTGGACTGCACAGACCCCCAGGCCCCATCCACACAGCCCCCCACCTGCTATGTGGAGCTCAAGACCTCCAAGGAGATGCACAGCCCTGGCCAATGGAAGAGCTTCTACAGGTTCAGGACAGGGGTGGACAGGATGAGAACCTTGTATGAAAAGCTTGGAAAGAAacttggggaaggaggaggctggagggtggaggaggggtcCCACTGACCCCCTTGCCTTTCCTGACAGACACAAGCTCCTGAAATGGTGGGCCCAGTCGTTCCTGCCAGGCGTCCCAAATGTTGTTGCTGGCTTCCGTAACCCGGAGGGTTTTGTCTGTTCCCTGAAGACCTTTCCTACCATGGAGATGTTTGAATACGTCAGGGTAAGGCAGTGAGTTCCCACCTGCATCCCCCTGCGCCAACACCACAGGTCCATTGTCCAGGGACCTGCAGCCCACCTTCCCCTTCTTCCACCCTCACCACCGgccttctgcctcctcctgggCTCTCTGCAGAACGACCGTGATGGCTGGAACCCCTCCGTGTGCATGAACTTCTGTGCTGCCTTCCTTAGTTTCGCCCAGAACACAGCAGTTCAGGATGACCCCAGGTGAGGCATTCagctctgcccctcccctctggGGCCCAGAAACTCAGCCTCCAGCCCTCAATTCAGGACTCTATCTGCCCCCCAGGCTCGTCTACCTCTTCTCCTGGGAGCCCGGCGGCCCTGTCACAGTGTCTGAACACCGAGATGCACCCCATGCCTTCCTGCCTCCATGGTACGTGGAAGCTGTGACCCAGGACCTCCCATCACCGCCCAAGACGCCCTCCCCCAAGGACTGATGCTTCACAGGGGCTGGTCCTATTTCTGTGTGCACAGATAAAGGCGTATTTCCAGGTGGCTCTCCCTGCTGTGTCTTTTGAGCTGAGTCAACCCTGCCCAACACCTCAGGTTCACACAGGGGGTTTGCAGTTTATTGTTACATTGTAGCCAGGGGCCGGTCACTGGGTGTAGAGGCTGGCAGCAAAGACGATGTCCCTCCGTAACAGGGTGGCTGCCGTCTCCATCTTGGCACCTAGCACAGGTTCGCCCACCAGGCGGGCTGCCCCCCGAAGCGAGCGACACATCTCGGCCAGGCGTTGGATGCAGCGGACCACCAGGCCCTCAGGGGTCCCTGAGAGCCCTGCCAACTCAGAGAAGGGCTATGGGGGAAGCGGGGTGGGGAATGAATACGATGGACCCTGACAGCCTCTCCCTAGCTGGCTGTCCACAAAGGCCCCAAACCCTAGCTACTCACCATGCCCCGGGCCCACTCGTACACAACCTCAACCAGCCCGAAATTCAGCTCCCCAACAAATTCCTCCACGGTCTGGTTCAAACCACAGGCCGCCTGGACCTCACCAATCCGCTTGGCCACAGTCCGGACCCGTTCCACCCCCTGCAGACGGAGAGCAAAGGCTCTAAGCCCTGCCTTCCTGCTCCAGAAAGGAGGCCGGGATGAAAGGAGAAACCATTCCAGCTCTTAGGGACACTCAGAGGGCACCTGGGGAACATGTGGGCACGGACTGGGAATGCCATGGCCGAGGAAGGGAGGGGTCCTGGACGTCATCCCCATACCTGTTTGAGGGTGCTGGGGAGCTGATCACCAGGGTCCCCGGGGCTCTGGCAGACCAGGCCGGAGAGCAGGGCAGCGATCTCCTCAGGCCGCAGGGTGCTCAGTGCGTTGTCGAACATGAGCTCGGTGAGGAGCAGCTCGTGGCTGCTCATGGCACAAGCCACCCGCCCGGCCAGCTTCACTGTGCCTGCCTCGTCCACATACCCCAGGGTTCGCAGCACCTGCAAGGATGGTGGGTGTTGGGAGCCAGCAGACAGCTTCCCCGCCAGCccaccagcccagccctgcccccgcACCTCTACTCGCTGGTGGTACTCCGGGAGCAGCAGCAGCGACTGGTCCGACAGCAGGAAGCGCAGCCGCTCCATCTCCTTCTGGATCTGCATCCTCTCCCGCAGCTTCAGGTACTGCGAGGAGCCAAGGGCAAGGGCTCGTGAGGCTCCTCCCTGACCTCAGCAGGGGAGCTGAGGACCAGGACTGGGACGGGGGCAGCCAGTCTGCAGTGGATGAGAGGGAAAGCTGTCCCTTCCAGCTGGGAAGCTCACATCCAGGGACCAACCTGGGCAGGGAAACGgggactgtgcacacactgagCCCCCCGGATCAGCTCCTCCAGCTTCCGGGCCCGGAGCCCCCCCTCGACCACAGACACATCCTTGAGTTGCAGGTCATTGACAGGGTCGACGGTGGGGGGTCCTGTGGGGTGCGCCTGAGCCAGTCGTAGCAGTTCCTGGACAGCGGTGGTCACGGCCGCAGAGGGCGGATCCTTCCTGAGAATGGAGCTGGTCTTAGACCTGGGGTAGAGGCTTCTCTTCCTGTGGAACCCCCCTAGGACTGGGGGAGCCTCCCTGACCACACCTCCCCGCCACTCCCACGTGGTCCCTCCCCAGCATCTCTGACTTGAATTTTGGTTGCTGCCGCTTGCTGAAGTCCTCCAAGATCTTGTCCCCATTCAGCCGGAGCACCTTGGTGGTGATGGCGGCCACGTCTCCTGGCTGGAGCTTGGCCACAGTGTGGTCACAGGGCCCTGAGAAGAGGGGAGAGCAGGGTCAGACCGGGCACCTCAGCCATGCTGTTGGCAAGAGCCTGGGCATCCGTCCACTCTCACCCTCAGGCAGGAACAGCTTGAATCCCACGAGGTCGTCTGGGTAGGGCACGTCTGGGGAGGCTGGCCCCCTCTCCCGTGGGTCCTCAGACACGGGCTTGTCACACAAGACCAGGGCTGTGAATACTCTGCTGGTGGAGTTCGAAGAGACCTAGAGGATGTGGGGAGGCCAGGACAGGGCAGTGTGAGAAGTGGACATCCAAGAAGAGACCAGATCCCCCAGTTCAGGCAGGGAGCATGGGGCAGCCATATAGACTGGTAACCAAGTCAAGCAATCAGAGCAGACTTcgggggcagggcctggggagagGACAAGGAGACGAGCATGAAGTGGTGGGGACGGGAAGGAAAAGAGAGCTAGAGGGAAAAATGAGAGCACTGCTGAGTACAAATGGCTCCTCGCCAAGTGGGGAAGATGGAGATGGGGCTGGCTGCTCCCTCTGGCCTTGGAGTCCAGATTCCCACCGCCCTCACCTGAAGGATCACACCCAGTGCGTTGTGATGCTCCTGATTCTTCACAACCACCACCCTTCCCGCTGAGAGAGATTTCAGCCCATTCACAGACTCTATGATGCGGTGCTAAAGAGCAGGGACGAGAAGAAAGGGGATAAGAAGTGTCACAGAGATGCTGGGACGAGGTTCAGGTATACCCAGAGCGTCCCAGTCTCttcctccccgtccatcaccccGCCCCCAACACTCACAGGCGCTCACCTGGATCTGGCTCCGGGTCTCAGTCAGTTCCTCCCCCCAGCTGTAGTACTCAGGCAAGTCGACAAGCTGGCCAGTCACCTCGGGCTCTTCCAAAGCTCCCAACTTCTTGGTCAGTTCAGCCAGAGCCTGTTCATGGGCCTGGGAGAAGCCAGGGTGGGCGTGAAGCCAGAGTCTCCGGGCCagctctctccactttcacccaCTGGCTTCCAGAGGCCCACCTCGTCCTAGCCTGGCTTCCCTTGTCCCATATCCTGCAGGGCAACCTGGGCACACCCACTTCCTCACCTTGCTGTCCTTGCGAGATGGAAACTCTGAGAAGCTCCTCTTCATCATGTCCTCCACCCTGAGAGCATCCACCCGCAGCAAGTTGAGGATCATGGTGTACGTGAGGCGGAACTGGGACTGCAGCTGGGATGGCTTCCCCTGGGCCAGGCCAGAGACGCCAGTGAGGCTCGGGGTTTGGGGGGAGACCTGCTGCTCGGCTGTTCTACTCCAAGCAGCTGTAGTCCCAGCCCCACAACCTCGGGGCCCTAGACAAACTGCCTGCTCACCTCTGCACAACAAGGGAGCGAGACTAAATAAACAGACTCTCCAAGGTCCCACCTAGCTCCATATTCACAGTGAAAAGACTAGAGAAGACAAGATCCAGCCTCATCCTCAGATTGGCTCGCTCCTCCCCTGGCTTCTCCCAGaccaaaggaaaggagagagagaggagaggggaggagggtgggcacAGAGGATGCAGCAGGTGCCCAGAGCTGGCCTCGAGGTGCCCCGGCTCACCATCATCATGCGGTGCAGGTCTGCCATCTCGGGCACGCGGCCCTTGCAGAGCAGGATGACCGTGCCTGTGGGGTCCAGGCCCCTCCGGCCCGCCCGGCCCGCCATCTGCACATACTCCCCAGGGAGTAGGTCCCGGAAGGTGGAGCCATCGTGCTTGCGCATGGAGTCAAATACCACTGTCCGGGCCGGCATATTTACACCCATGGCGAAGGTCTCCGTGGCAAACAAGACCTGagatggggaggggaagagaggatcAGCTAAGGGGCTAAACACAGCTGTGGCCCAGCCCTGGCCGAGCCCACCTCACTTTGTAGCCAAGGCTAAGACCACTATACATAGTCCCAGACGGTTAACTCATGAGACCTCAGGTGACTCTCAAGGCAAATCTACAGAGTAGGTACTATTGTTTTATTTAGctacctatttctttcctttcgcCCCCACAGCCCACTCCCGTCTCCCCTCTGTCTATCTTTAATCTGTATCTTTTCATGTGaatgtgttttataaaatatgttttttgagTGTGTAATACAGTTTGAAGTAAAGGCGACACATatctccttctgttttcttctcttccatgTAGTATTTTCAACATCCATCCGTGTTCCTGTGATTATATCTAATCCGTTGCCTCCAACCTGCCACAGAACACCTTGTGGAGTGCGTGGCATATAGCTGCCTACCTGCTCTCCCAGGGAAAGGGCCCCTGGTGCCACCAACGCCCTGCCACCAGACAAGAGCCCACAGAGGAAGAGCAGACGTGTTCCCTCACCGACCAGGGTGAGAACTTCATTGTGATTTGCACTCAGGAGCGGAATTTAGGGACAAAGAGTAGGCACAGACTTGTCTTTGCCTCAAGAGCACCAGGTACACTTCAGACTGGCCACACCTGTACAAGGGTTCCTGTAATCCTTTCATCTCCTACATCTCAGGCAACACGTGGCATTGCCTACTTTCCTAAATTTTACCAGTTTTAATTACTGTAAAGTCCTATCTTGtatttcagtttgcatttttctgatgactaATGACCTCCATAAGTTTATTGgctttttagttttctcttctgaatACTGCCTGTTCACaccttgtgtgcatgtgtgttaagtcacttcagtcatgtctgactatagcctgccaggctcctcagtccatgggattctccgggtaagaatactggagtgggttgccatgccctcctccaaggtatcttcccaacccagggatgaaacctgtgtctcttgtggcgcctgcattgcacacagattctttgccgctgagccactgggaaagcccctaTTCATACTTTATGTACCCCCATTTCAATATGTGAAACTTACAGttcagggaggttaagtaacttgcccaggatcacacagtgAGTAAACAGTGGACCTGGATTTCCACTCAGGCAGTCTGGGTCCAGAGCCCAAGTTCTCAGCTGATGCACTGTGCTGCCCACTCCCCTCCAAGAAGGTGATAAATGCTTTGGGGAGTCCCTCTCCCACCAGCACGAGCACCTTGACCAGGCCGCGGCTGAAGAGCATCTCCACAATCTCCTTGAGGATGGGCAGGATGCCGCTGTGGTGCACACCCAGGCCACGGTGCAGGAGCTCCGACATGTGCAGAACCTGTGGGGGCCGAGGCCCAGGGTCAGGGATGGGGCGGTGAACACCTGATCCCCACCGTCTCCaaatccccctccccacctggggCAGCTGGCGGTCAGAGCCGCGGAGACGGGCAAGGCAGCGCTGTAGGAAGAGGTGAATCTCACTCTTCTCTGAACTTGTCGTCAGGTCGAGGGAGGTGAGGCCTGAGGCCTGCTCGTCACAGCGGCCCCGGGAGAAGGTGAACACCACCACGGGCAGCTGTGCACGGGTGCGGAGGGAGGCCAGGAGGGACAGGTACACACCGCGGTCCTGAGGAGGCGGGGAGAAGGGAGTGGAGATGGAGTCCTTGAACAAATGGGGGCCAAAGTGGGGGGATGTGAAGCAGAGTCAAATCGGGCAGTGCTCAAAGCTCCACTCCAAACCCTGGGAGGACGAGGAAAGAAAGGACTCAGGAGAAAGAAGGGGTGACAGGTACAAAACCAGCCAGTTCTCACCTGGGCAGGCCCCCCCTGATGCGTGGGCTGCTTGGCCCCAAAGGTCTGGGCATGCTTGCTCATCCGCTCCTTCTTGGCCTCCACAGCCGCATAGTacctggggcagggcagggcagccgTCAGTCACCCCCCGTTGGGCCCAGCCCTGACTCTCCCCATATCCCAGGCTTACCCCTTTGTGTGGAAGGCGCCACGGGAGTCCAGCAACAGGAAGAGCTCCCCCTGGGTCTTGGGGCTGTTCCCGGTGAAGAGATAGTGCTCCAGGGGCACTGGGCGAGCGACAGTGCTGATCACGTAGATCTGGCGACGCTTCAGCCGTCTGAGCAGGGGATGGGGGGCATGACAGAAGATCAGGGCTGGGAGGGCGGGAAGGAACCCACGTGCCCGCCATCTTCCCCGCCCTGGCCTCGCCCTGGTTTTCTGGGAGCCAGATTGGAAGGCTGTCCCTGTCACCCCGTCTCTGAACATGCAAAGTGATCTCAGCCCAGGTGGGATCCCACAACCTCCCAGGCTGGACGTGTTCCCCAGCcgcacccctttctcctcccgacCCCCAAGCTCTGACCACTCCCTCACTGGGATAGTCTACACCCCCACCTGAACTGAGGGATGCTACGGCACCCTTCACTCAAGCACCCCGGGACACGTCTTACCCAATCCAGTGTCTTACCCAATCCAGTCAGCAAACTCAAGGGCATTGGGGACAGTAGCACTCAGAAGGATGATGGACACGTGGTCAGGCAGCATGATGAGTACCTCCTCCCACACGACCCCGCGCTGCACACAGGAAGGGAGGACAAGTCACCAGCAGCTTGGAGGGAGCTGCCCTTCTGCCCAGGGAAGTGGCACAAGGTTCCATGAGAAGGGACAAAGAAGGCAGTGAAGTTCCCAGGCCGTATGGAACACCGACCTGCTGAACCTACCCCACAGGAGAGGACTGCCAGGACCTGGGGACCCTGTCCCCTTACCTCAGCATCATTGATATAGTGAACCTCATCAAAGATAACCCACTCC contains:
- the DXO gene encoding decapping and exoribonuclease protein isoform X1, with product MESRGTKREAGKIEVAEPRNKLPRPAPSLPTDPALYSGPFPFYRRPSELGCFSLDAQRQYHGDARALRYYSPPPTNGQSPNFDLRDGYPDRYQPRDEEVQERLDHLLRWLLEHRGQLEGGPGWLAGAIVTWRGHLTKLLTTPYERQEGWQLAASRFQGTLYLSEVETPAARVQRLTRPPLLRELMYMGYKFEQYMCADKPGVSPDPSGEVNTNVAFCSVLRSRLGNHPLLFSGEVDCTDPQAPSTQPPTCYVELKTSKEMHSPGQWKSFYRFRTGVDRMRTLHKLLKWWAQSFLPGVPNVVAGFRNPEGFVCSLKTFPTMEMFEYVRNDRDGWNPSVCMNFCAAFLSFAQNTAVQDDPRLVYLFSWEPGGPVTVSEHRDAPHAFLPPWYVEAVTQDLPSPPKTPSPKD
- the DXO gene encoding decapping and exoribonuclease protein isoform X2 is translated as MESRGTKREAGKIEVAEPRNKLPRPAPSLPTDPALYSGPFPFYRRPSELGCFSLDAQRQYHGDARALRYYSPPPTNGQSPNFDLRDGYPDRYQPRDEEVQERLDHLLRWLLEHRGQLEGGPGWLAGAIVTWRGHLTKLLTTPYERQEGWQLAASRFQGTLYLSEVETPAARVQRLTRPPLLRELMYMGYKFEQYMCADKPGVSPDPSGEVNTNVAFCSVLRSRLGNHPLLFSGEVDCTDPQAPSTQPPTCYVELKTSKEMHSPGQWKSFYRHKLLKWWAQSFLPGVPNVVAGFRNPEGFVCSLKTFPTMEMFEYVRNDRDGWNPSVCMNFCAAFLSFAQNTAVQDDPRLVYLFSWEPGGPVTVSEHRDAPHAFLPPWYVEAVTQDLPSPPKTPSPKD
- the LOC113882279 gene encoding helicase SKI2W, producing the protein MMETERLVLPPPDPLDLPLRAVELGCTGRWELLNVPGAPESTLPHGLPPCAPDLQQEAERLFLSSPAWLPLHGVEHSARKWQRKMDPWSLLATLGAPVPSDLQAQRHPTTGQILGYKEVLLENTNLSSTTSLSLRRPPAPISQSLWGNPTQYPFWPGGMDEPSITDLSTREEAEEEIDFEKDLLTLPPGFKKGVDFAPKGHSAPAAGLLSLSRLLEPLDLGGGDEDESEAVGQPGGPRQDTVSASPGSVPLARASSLEDLVLKEAATTVAPPEPPKPPPQEQWAIPVDVTSPVGDFYRLIPQPAFQWAFEPDVFQKQAILHLERHDSVFVAAHTSAGKTVVAEYAIALAQKHMTRTIYTSPIKALSNQKFRDFRNTFGDVGLLTGDVQLHPEASCLIMTTEILRSMLYSGSDVIRDLEWVIFDEVHYINDAERGVVWEEVLIMLPDHVSIILLSATVPNALEFADWIGRLKRRQIYVISTVARPVPLEHYLFTGNSPKTQGELFLLLDSRGAFHTKGYYAAVEAKKERMSKHAQTFGAKQPTHQGGPAQDRGVYLSLLASLRTRAQLPVVVFTFSRGRCDEQASGLTSLDLTTSSEKSEIHLFLQRCLARLRGSDRQLPQVLHMSELLHRGLGVHHSGILPILKEIVEMLFSRGLVKVLFATETFAMGVNMPARTVVFDSMRKHDGSTFRDLLPGEYVQMAGRAGRRGLDPTGTVILLCKGRVPEMADLHRMMMGKPSQLQSQFRLTYTMILNLLRVDALRVEDMMKRSFSEFPSRKDSKAHEQALAELTKKLGALEEPEVTGQLVDLPEYYSWGEELTETRSQIQHRIIESVNGLKSLSAGRVVVVKNQEHHNALGVILQVSSNSTSRVFTALVLCDKPVSEDPRERGPASPDVPYPDDLVGFKLFLPEGPCDHTVAKLQPGDVAAITTKVLRLNGDKILEDFSKRQQPKFKKDPPSAAVTTAVQELLRLAQAHPTGPPTVDPVNDLQLKDVSVVEGGLRARKLEELIRGAQCVHSPRFPAQYLKLRERMQIQKEMERLRFLLSDQSLLLLPEYHQRVEVLRTLGYVDEAGTVKLAGRVACAMSSHELLLTELMFDNALSTLRPEEIAALLSGLVCQSPGDPGDQLPSTLKQGVERVRTVAKRIGEVQAACGLNQTVEEFVGELNFGLVEVVYEWARGMPFSELAGLSGTPEGLVVRCIQRLAEMCRSLRGAARLVGEPVLGAKMETAATLLRRDIVFAASLYTQ
- the DXO gene encoding decapping and exoribonuclease protein isoform X3, producing MESRGTKREAGKIEVAEPRNKLPRPAPSLPTDPALYSGPFPFYRRPSELGCFSLDAQRQYHGDARALRYYSPPPTNGQSPNFDLRDGYPDRYQPRDEEVQERLDHLLRWLLEHRGQLEGGPGWLAGAIVTWRGHLTKLLTTPYERQEGWQLAASRFQGTLYLSEVETPAARVQRLTRPPLLRELMYMGYKFEQYMCADKPGVSPDPSGEVNTNVAFCSVLRSRLGNHPLLFSGEVDCTDPQAPSTQPPTCYVELKTSKEMHSPGQWKSFYRFRTGVDRMRTLHKLLKWWAQSFLPGVPNVVAGFRNPEGFVCSLKTFPTMEMFEYVRNDRDGWNPSVCMNFCAAFLSFAQNTAVQDDPRTLSAPQARLPLLLGARRPCHSV